Proteins encoded within one genomic window of Leishmania major strain Friedlin complete genome, chromosome 2:
- a CDS encoding hypothetical protein (previous protein_id=AAZ10063.1) — MPNVIVTCTFNPPCVSIQGANIRQDTIDALQRALPKQTTTSLPTQRPGEPAKFLLTNGSGVVESGTVNRIEDGSAAAGGAEEGSQENTSPHHSSHGVAPGEGAKEYKSWRIDLGQHYCDQTGRAMIFLVIIEALEEEGFALRGTHTLMMDREKDATQLIFVRS, encoded by the coding sequence ATGCCGAACGTTATCGTGACTTGCACCTTCAACCCCCCATGTGTCTCCATCCAGGGGGCGAATATCCGCCAGGACACGATCGATGCCCTTCAGCGCGCACTGCCGAAGCAGACCACGACAAGTCTGCCTACACAGCGCCCCGGTGAGCCTGCCAAGTTCCTCCTGAcgaacggcagcggcgtggtgGAGTCTGGCACAGTGAACCGCATCGAGGACggcagtgccgccgctggtggcgcgGAAGAGGGCAGCCAAGAGAACACCTCCCCGCACCACAGCTCGCACGGAGTGGCCCCTGGAGAAGGTGCGAAGGAGTACAAGAGCTGGCGCATTGACCTCGGGCAGCACTACTGCGATCAGACGGGTCGCGCCATGATCTTTCTGGTCATCAtcgaggcgctggaggaggagggcttTGCCCTGCGCGGCACGCACACCTTGATGATGGATAGGGAGAAGGATGCTACCCAGCTCATCTTCGTACGTTCGTAA